The genome window TTTCACCTGCGCAAAAAGCGGCAGTTCGGTTATTTCATCAAGAAAGATGGTGCCCTTGTCAGCTATCTCAAAAAGTCCCGCCTTTTTCTTATCCGCGCCGGTGAAAGCGCCTTTTTCGTAACCAAAGAGCTCACTCTCAACAAGTTGTTCAGGCAGGCTTCCGCAGTTAACCACAATAAAATTTTCATACTTCCGGTCGCTGCGGTAATGGATATTGTGTGCCACAAGCTCCTTTCCGGTTCCGGATGCACCCTTAATCAGTATGTTAATATTGCTTTTGGCAAGGCGGTCTATATCATTTTTCAATTCAGTCATGAGCGGAGAACTCCCGATGATTTTTTTCTGCAGAAGTATGTCGCTCACCCCCCGTTTAATCTTTTGAATAGAGCGGAGCCGCTCCCTTTCTAAACGGGATTTTTCAAACGCATTGAAGATACTTAGTACAAAATCAGTCGGCTGATAAATAAATTCTTCAATATCTCCCGGGTATTTGGTACAGTACCAGAATGCTCCCGCTTTAATCAGCCGGTTGGCAAAGTGGTAATCTGTCAGATTAATGGTCATCTTGGTTATAACGATAATCTGAATGGAACTGTCTATCTCCCTGATTTTATATATCAGCTCCTCACCCATAATACCGCCTGAAATCTGATAATCCATGATAACCAGATCAATTTCTGACTTATTCTGCTCCAGATATTCCAGAGCAGCTTTACCGTTCGAAACATATTTGGCAATCCTGATTTTTTCAGCAAAGGGAATTATCGTATTGGTCACACGCCTTACGTCAAACTCCTCATCCTCAATCAGCAGTATGTTGATATTCACATCCTGAAAGATCATTCTTTCTCCGTCAATGTTTTATGGTGATAATGAAACGGCATCCCCCCTCACGTCGGTTTTCAGCATCAATCTCCCATCCGCACCGTTTTGTCATTTCATATGCAATATAACACCCGTAACCGGCATTCATGAATCCTTCCGGTTTAGTGGTGCTGTTTTCGGTGAATAACATCTTTATTCCCGACTCATCCCGCTCCAGAAGCGGTTCTGCTATGCCGCGGCCGTTGTCTTCAATTAAGAGCCGTGAAATGTTTTTCTCCTTATCGAATCTGGTGATTACGCTGATAAGCAGGTCGCTCTGTCCGCTGTGGTCTATGCTGTTCTGTATCAGCGGCTCCAGGATTTCCCAGATTACAAACTCGTTGATATATACCGGAGGCATTGTCTCATCAAGGTCGCAGACAATGTTGTTCGCGTACGATACCGTTGAGACCCTTTCAAAAATGTTCTTCTTCAGAAACATGATAACCTCATTCAGATTGGTGCGGAACATCATGTTCCGTATTGTCTGCACCGGAGGGTCATACCACTTCATATCATAAATCACGCGGGAAATAAAGTTCGAGTATTTTGTCACACGGTATTTTACCTCGTCAATATTATCCACGGCAAGAATCCGCAGATCTTCCTTGATAAAGCCCATGATTTTTTCCGCTTTGTGGTGCGTGTGATATATCCGCTTGGTAAAGACCAGTTCCTTCTCGTAATTAATCTGCTTTTTCAGATTCCGTTCATTTTCATCAAAAAGCATCTTCTGGGTTTCATCCCGTTCCTTCACGGTATAGGAGGAGATAAAATACATCGCGAGCAGACCCAGGGTAATCAGCGAGAGGTAAATCACCGATGTTTCATCATAATTGCTGATAACCTCATTGCTGATACTGCTGAAATCAGGCGAAATCAGCATATATATTGCTCCCAGATACTCCCCCTTTATCACAAAAGGCACAAAAATATGGAAGTTTTGCCTGTCTTCAATCACCGTCTGTATGCGTTCGGTGGACTTCAGCCCCTTTTCCAGAGAAGCATACTGCCCAAGAATCTCCGGAGCATAAGCATCCGAACGGAGCGGCACATCTTTCCTGCTGAGAACCCCGTAGAGTGTCTTCCCCTCATTGATGCATAGCACCGAGTCCTTATACTCAATCAGCAGATAAAGCTTCTCTATATTATGGGTAAGCTGCTGCTGGCTGAATATGATGTCGAATGACTGTATCACCCTCCTCTCATCTTCCCCGTTCTCCGATGTGCGGGGATTGATGGACTCAATGGCAAGTTCGATTGCGGTCGCGGTAAGGTTGGCTATCTCTTCCGCTGATTCTTTCTGGTACCACTCCTGCGTGGTATTCAGAAAGCTTTTGATGGAGGATTTATTAATAAAGGATACAAGAAGCTGAAAACTGAAAAGCACAATAAACAGCACCGTTACGTGCCTGAACTCAAAATGATACTGTTTTAATTTTTCTAATACACTTTTTTTCATTTCGGCCGTCAGTTCTGCTCTATCTGCCTGAGTATGGTTCCGGTAACCGTTGCCGCGTCGGTGTTTTTTTCGATGGCTTTGCTGATATTTGACGAGAGAATATCCGATATGCCGGTATATTCTTCAAACATCGGACGGTATTTTCCCTTCTCAAAAAGTTTTTTGTAAAACTGAAGTTCAGGATACTTTCCGGTGAATTCTTTATCTGCATAAGGTGATTTCACCGCGGGGAGCAGATATCCCTCTTCAAACAGCAGCTTCTGATGTTCTTCTTTCAGTATATATGTTATAAACTTAACCACTTCCGGAACATTGTTTGAGAAACGGGAGATCATAAGATTCCATCCGCCGAAAACCGAAACCGGTTTCGTTCCGGCAATGTGCGGCACGGGAGCCGGGAGTATTTTTCCGCGCAATTCTTCTCTGAATGCAAGATTCGTTTTGCTCATAAAGCCCGGCCATCCTCTCACGGCAAAACCATCGTTCTCAAAAAACTTTTGATAACTTTCATTTTCTTTAAGCCGCGTAACCTCCGCGGGGGATATGCCAGAGCCGTACACCAGCTGCTGTAAAAAGCTGATTGAGCTTTCAACCAGTCCGGCATCACGGAAAATCTTGTCGTCAGTTTTCATGCCGTTAGGGACTTTTGCGGCAGCCACTTCAAAAAATGAACAGATCAGTCCTTCGTAAGCATCCGCCTGAAAGTAATAAAATGGTTTACCATTCCTTCCCGGAAGTTTTTGTACGTTTCTTTTCAGTTCCGCGAAACGATCCCAGGTGATTGATTCCGCCAGTTCAGCTCTGAATTTTTCCTGCTGCGGAATCTGCCTGAGCAGATCATTCCGGTAAAACATAACGGCTATATCCGCATAGAGAGGTAGAGCAACAAGGGAGTCCTGATAACGGCAGGTTTCAAGGGTAAAAGGCAGAAGGGTGTTAATTACGGAAGTATCTATCAACCTGTCCAGCGGCAGAGCCCACCGCGAAAATCTCGGCACCCAGATGATATCAACGCTGAA of Ignavibacteriales bacterium contains these proteins:
- a CDS encoding sigma-54-dependent Fis family transcriptional regulator; translation: MIFQDVNINILLIEDEEFDVRRVTNTIIPFAEKIRIAKYVSNGKAALEYLEQNKSEIDLVIMDYQISGGIMGEELIYKIREIDSSIQIIVITKMTINLTDYHFANRLIKAGAFWYCTKYPGDIEEFIYQPTDFVLSIFNAFEKSRLERERLRSIQKIKRGVSDILLQKKIIGSSPLMTELKNDIDRLAKSNINILIKGASGTGKELVAHNIHYRSDRKYENFIVVNCGSLPEQLVESELFGYEKGAFTGADKKKAGLFEIADKGTIFLDEITELPLFAQVKLLRVIQEGEIEKIGRTGTMKVDVRVIAATNRNIEQEVKERRFREDLYYRLNVLPVQVPDLKKRSDDIPEIIEHFLFNLSADMGREKPDITPEAMKSLIAYDWPGNVRELKNVVQRMLFSAENSITPALVQKALGIALPGDQSMGGELKGLFDPENILPLKEVESAFREKYFRFVREHSQSDSDAAKKLGLAPPNYHRMMKELGLK
- a CDS encoding ATP-binding protein, which translates into the protein MKKSVLEKLKQYHFEFRHVTVLFIVLFSFQLLVSFINKSSIKSFLNTTQEWYQKESAEEIANLTATAIELAIESINPRTSENGEDERRVIQSFDIIFSQQQLTHNIEKLYLLIEYKDSVLCINEGKTLYGVLSRKDVPLRSDAYAPEILGQYASLEKGLKSTERIQTVIEDRQNFHIFVPFVIKGEYLGAIYMLISPDFSSISNEVISNYDETSVIYLSLITLGLLAMYFISSYTVKERDETQKMLFDENERNLKKQINYEKELVFTKRIYHTHHKAEKIMGFIKEDLRILAVDNIDEVKYRVTKYSNFISRVIYDMKWYDPPVQTIRNMMFRTNLNEVIMFLKKNIFERVSTVSYANNIVCDLDETMPPVYINEFVIWEILEPLIQNSIDHSGQSDLLISVITRFDKEKNISRLLIEDNGRGIAEPLLERDESGIKMLFTENSTTKPEGFMNAGYGCYIAYEMTKRCGWEIDAENRREGGCRFIITIKH
- a CDS encoding extracellular solute-binding protein — translated: MNLEKIFYIVASTVLVTLFVLIVFIFSPVSYDDQQINREKVIYYADNISPAHQKIINRFNNEYKGRIRVETINLPFEKFSTNERKELLARYLRSKSSRIDLFSVDIIWVPRFSRWALPLDRLIDTSVINTLLPFTLETCRYQDSLVALPLYADIAVMFYRNDLLRQIPQQEKFRAELAESITWDRFAELKRNVQKLPGRNGKPFYYFQADAYEGLICSFFEVAAAKVPNGMKTDDKIFRDAGLVESSISFLQQLVYGSGISPAEVTRLKENESYQKFFENDGFAVRGWPGFMSKTNLAFREELRGKILPAPVPHIAGTKPVSVFGGWNLMISRFSNNVPEVVKFITYILKEEHQKLLFEEGYLLPAVKSPYADKEFTGKYPELQFYKKLFEKGKYRPMFEEYTGISDILSSNISKAIEKNTDAATVTGTILRQIEQN